Part of the Anopheles coluzzii chromosome 3, AcolN3, whole genome shotgun sequence genome is shown below.
CATCGCAAGCAGCCCAAGAGCATCATAAAGGGACATCACACATCGCAATACCTCTCTTTTCGTTGGAATCCTCTCTGCTATCAAGAGGTCAGACACCGTCGTGCACGCCCTAGTGCAAAATCCAAGCTCGTCAGATGCAGGGTTCCATCGCTTTCCCAATACTCGTTCCGCCTCATCTCCCATGGATGATAAACATTTGATGTCGCCATTTGCTTCGCCAAGGCATCTCATCAATTCCATACTGTTTGAGGTCCAATTCCTCAACTCGAATCCGCCGTTCCTAAAAATCTCCCTTACGTCATGGGATACCTGACATGCTTCTTCTTCCGTCTCGAAGCTGTCCAGAAAGTCATCTACGTAAGTGCTTTCAATAATTCCCTCCACCGCTCGTGGGAGTTGTTCCATGTGCTCTCGAGCGTTTCGGTTCTTGACATACTGCGCCGTTGCGGGTGAACACGCAGACCCGAACATTACAACATCCACGATGTAGGTTTCCAACTCGTCCGTTGGTTCGTAACGCCACAAGAAACGCTGCGCGTGTTTGTCTTCCTTTCGTATCATAATCTGCAAAAACATCTCCTTCACGTCTGCACACGCCGCCACTGCGTACAGACGAAATCGGAAGAGTACGCCAAGTAACGAGCTCAGCTCGTCTGGTCCCTTCAGCAGCATGTCGTTCAACGATGTTCCATGCGCCTTAGCTGCCGCGTCCCAAATCAGCCGAACCTTTCCAGGTTTATTTGAGTTGGTAACCACCCCTATTGGTAGGTACCATACGCGTCGCTGGTCAGCCTCCTCCAGCTCACGCAACGTAGCCTTGTGAACGTACTGCTTGCTCAACAAATCTCGAATCTGGCGATGTACTTGTTCCTTAAGATGTCCATCTCGCTCCATCCTCCTCTCCAAACAATTGAACCTACGACGCGCCATGTCGATGCTAGGAGGTAGCTCGATGTCATCTTTCCTCCACAGTAATCCCGATTCGAATCGCTTCCCGATTCGTGCCGTGGTAGTGTCCAGAATCTGCTTCGCACGCCGCTCATCTGGATCCTGTTCGACGCCGTGTGCAGCACCAATCAACTGCATGTCGAAATATTCCCGAATCGTCTCGTGAATGTTACCTTGGTCGTTGCACTCGCAAATATGCAACAACCGTTCACACTCCAGATTCGCCGGTTTTCCGTAAATACACCACCCAAGGCGTGTCTTTACTGCGATTGGATCACCAACGCCTCCCTCCTTAGTCCTGAGAGGGACCGCCAACCGCAAATTGTCCAACCCAATAAGCAGCTTGGGTTCCGCATCCCGATATTGCCGAATCGGTAGCCGCTCCAAATGTTGCCATCTCCCTTCGTCCTGCACGAAGGATTGTCGAGGTAGGTTTAGCCCTGGCACAGTCCGTACCGAGTGGATGGCAAACCGCTTTGTAGAACCAACAGGTCCCACCTTCAGGTTTACTCGTCTGGATCCAGCCTCGACCCTTGTAGTGTTGTCTGTCCAACGGATGCAAAGTGGCTCCACCTTGCCCTCAACACCTAATTGTTCAGCCAAATCGTCATCCACCAGCGTCATGGACGAGCCTTCATCCAAAAACGCAAACGTCGTCACCGTAGCAGCCGGTCCATACACGGTGACAGGCACTATTCGAAATAGCGCcttcgatgatgatgacacgTATTGGTGATGGTTACTCTCCGCAATGACACCACCATCGATTCCTCCTTCACGGCTTTCTATATTATTCTGCTCGCTGCCGATCTCGCGAGACTCCTCAGCGCCGTGTAGCAACGCATGATGTCGGCGCGTGCACCCACCAATGCTGCAAACCGCTCTGTTTTGGCACGTCCGCCAGTTGTGCCGCTCCAGACAGCTAAAACATAAAGAAAGTGCACGGGCCTTCCGCCAGCGGTCCTTCACCGCCATTGCTCCAAACGCGAAGCATTTGCTCACAAGGTGTCCCCGTTTGTTACAAGacaaatcaaaacaagatTGTCCTACCTGGATGGCTCTTGTTCCCGATGTGGTCGCTCCCTGGTTTTCCACGTGCGCATGCACGTAACCCTTGGTGTTAGGTTTCTTCCTGTCTACTGCTTTCAATGAGGGTGAATCCAGCCTGGTTAACGTTTCAGCATCGTCCATCCATTCCGTCATGAATTCGCCAAACACGATAAGATCCGGTTCCGTCACGCCTCGTATGTGCCGTGCCCAGCTGTACTGCTCGCTCGTCGGCAACCTTTCCACGATCTcttgcagcagcaacgggtTGGTCAAGTGTGCCCGTAGACCAGCAGCCTGCATGTGATCTACCATGCTCCGCACTGCCTCGCCGAACGCCACAACAGTATCGGGCTTCTCCCTGCAAGGTGCAGGCATCCGACGCATTTTCCCAATCAGCGCTGAAATGAGATGTTCCGGCCGACCATAGCGCGATCGCAGCGTCGCAATCACTTGTGGCACCACCTCCGGTAGCACTAAACGGCTTCGCACAACTTCTAGCGCAGGTCCTTTGAGCGCCTTCTGCAGCCGTATCATGTTTTCCCAGTTGGAAAAACCACATTTCTCCGTTGTGTAATCGTAGTGCGCAATAAATACGGGCCATTCCGCCGGGTCCCCTGAAAACTCGGGTAATTCGGTTGGCACGTTTCGATGAACACTTTCCAGTCGCGGGGCGGGACCACGCTCATCCTGCTGCGAGCCTCGCATCGATTCTCCATCCGGCCGGGACAGTTTCACAGTCGATGCTCCCGAAATCGCAATCACACCCAACTCCTCGGACAACaagtcctcctcctccttcacaAACTTCAGCTGCAACTCGAGCTCCATCCGTTTCCTCTCCGCCTCCTGCCGCCGCTTCATAATGGCTAGCCGATTAGCCACACTGTCGGATACCTTAGCAGGAGTGAGGTTAGGTTTGCTCACCGCGTTGTAGCTTGTCCCACTTGAAGAAGGCATGGGTGTTTCTGCCGCTTGTTGGATAACCTCAACCAGTTTGAGGTTATGTTTCTCAGCCACGTTTTGCGTAACCTCCTCCAGATTGAGGTTAGCATTTGCCGCTTCCATTTGTTCTGTGTGCTTGACCGGCGTCCTCTGAATCAAGCCGGACCGTTCCTTAGCCTGGCAAGCCACGCACAACCATTTCCGCTGTTCCACAGCTTCCGCGGGTTCCGTCAATCCGGCGCACGAAAAATGCCACCATAAATTGCACTTGTCACATGCAACAAAATCCGGATCATCTCGCTGATCACCGCAAGCCTGGCAGTGATCGTTCCTTTTTGGGCCCATTTCACCTTTGGAACCGTTTTAAAGGCTTTTTAATGTAAACACAGTTTGAGTGCGAGAGCGTACAGCCACAAGGCGAAAGTTTTAGTTTAACTATTTATTCTCCTGAagacaaatacaaataaatccaaataaaatagcaataaaactttaaaacgGTGTCACCTGCTGCTCGCTTCACTCGCTACTGGCTTGAAGCGCGTGCAACCGTTTCCCTGTCATTTCATCTGTCACTTTCCCTAGCTGTCATTTGACTTCATCTCGTTTATACGTCCGGGTTGGACTCATCAATAGCACTGCCTTTTCctaaccgtattaatacacgatgcgcaatctcagattgcgcatatattcgttttatcaaaacatatgtcatttcgcgtagccaaccctgagctataaacgtcatttccatacattttcagattgcgccaagattgcgcataaattttcaagattatatgtccgatatatataaattttttttgacagataaatatatcaaaccgacccgtttgacagataaatatatgcgcaatctgagattgcgcatcgtctattgctacggtaacaTACAGTATCTCATTGCGACGGAACCTTACAAATATTATTGCGCGGTCGAGTAAGGAATCGCGCATCGGATCGATGGAAGAAGGGAGTAAGAACGAggggggagaagaagaagcacaaaGAAAAACGCTGCACATTCACTCATACATTCTTACAGCAGCAGGCAATTCGCGAGAACATGAAATCGAGAGAGTATATTTTAACGCTCACGAATGAGTGCAAGCAGGTGCGGTATGTATAGAAGATAGAGCAAGACAGCCCAGTTTTTGTTCAAGCAAGGTCCAAAATGTTTCCTTGGGTAACGATCGCTGTCGTTAGTATCACACTACCCACAAataccaacgaccattactcagaTCTCACTTCCTTCAGTGCTGGTTCCTTCAGCCATCTTTCACCTGCaatctcggtgtatgtagaaaagCTCATATGAACAAGTtgacaaaacgtaaacaacggTTTGAATCCTGGCGATTTTACGTTAaatgacgaattgtcaaaatacTATATATTCCACTACCTGGTTGTTTTAATCACCCTTGCAAAAGAGGGTAAAAGTTGAAAGAACGTTGAAACCACAGAtataaacaataataacagtACTCTCAAATATGTACGTAGAGAAACGAAATATTTCAAGAAAATTTTACGTTATCTTTGATTGTCAAGCTAGCCAGTGTTGATCGGatcaaaacaacacattttgtCCAGTCCAAAAGATGGACCATAGTTTGCAAAGATctagaaagcaacaaacaacaacattcgcTGGCTAACTCTGCCCGTGACTAGAAGAATTTGGAAGCTAGAAAATTGTGCTCTCTCATTGTGGATGTGCTTTAGATATTTTACTCCATTTTGGGGTGATGCAACTTTGGTGATGAATCATTCATAGTTTTCGTATAAAAACACCAGTTCAAAGTACGGTACACCGTAGTCCAGTCCAAACGAACGAACCGTAATAACAATCGAACCCACCCGGTTACAAAGTGAAATTACTTTCAGTGGAATTGAAGTGCTATCATTTGTTGAGAACTATCAAAGCGTTACAGAGTGCTCAGTTTTAAAGAACCTAAAGGGATCCACGGCATAAAGTTATATcgaaatcaataaataaataataatatataataataaagGTAAGTTTATAAAAAAGTGCATTATGTAAAGCATCAACCAGTGAAAAGACATTTGGTGAAGGAGCAGGCACGATGTATCATAAAATTTATGACGtcagaaaaaacaaaccaaaaaagctaAACTAAAACCAGTTTTTCTACGTCCCTCAACCAGTTTTTGCATCCCCCGAGAACAAAGGAACAGCGATGAGTGCTTTGATTTCTTTGAAAATTACCATCGAAAACGATGCGAACTATCTTCTCTTCGGCGACCGAATTTGTCGCAACTTGGAAGAGCTGGCCGCCTTTTGTTCCGCCCGATACCAGGATTTGCAGAAAGCTGTAGAAGGCTTCCGCTACTATTGGATTGGTAAGTAGAAAGGTTTAATTCGTAGAACgaattattttttaagtaCAACGATACATTTTCTGCAAACACCTTTGGCGCTAGTGTGAACCACTGGACGGGGGAGGGTTGTAAATTTACGACGCAATATGGTGGCTTTGCAACAAATGTGTTCGCTGGAAGTGCATCAAAATGGATGCCGCTTTAGCCGGAAAATGcacataacacacacatagacattGGGATTGAACACTAACAAAACGTAGGCGCTGTATGCACATTGAAGTCGGGTGAAAAATCTGGAAATAGccgaaggggggagggggggggggctacaTTTGTGCGAATGCAAGAGAGCATATCGTTGACCTTGGATTGCGCTTTCCCTTGCTCACTGTTTAATGTCAAACTATCCTTCTGCTCACCCCGTCACCACCCACAGATGACGATGGGGACGAGATCCGTATTACTACGGACGATGACTACGGAAGCTTTTTGCAGGCGATGGCCAACGCCAAGGCCCGTCTTTACGTTGTAGGCAAGAAGACGGCACCGTTGGTGTCGACGAGCATCGACAAGGAAGAGCAACCCGTCGCGCAGTGTGAGGCTGATGGTGCGCCAATGCAGAACGCTGCCACTGATGCGATGGCCGGGAAGGATCTTCCCTTGCACCCGCACGTCGTCTGCGACGTGTGCGACGGTGATATCATCGGTCATCGCTACAAGTGTTTGACGTGCCACGATTTCGACATCTGCATGAACTGCGAGGCCAAGTTCCGCCACAAGGACCATCTGATGATGCGTATTCCGCGGTCGGAAATGTTGTGCCGTTCGCAGACAACGGTGTCGCGAATGTTCGAAAAGCTGCGCCTGTACGGGACTCGCATCACGGCCAACTCGCCACAGGATCTGGATGAAGTGGCACGCGTGCCGAGCAACAAAACTGCTGCATCCGCCGCAGCGAAGCGCGAAACTACGCGAACAGCACAGCGCAGTAGCAAGCATCATGGGTAAGTTGTGCCGGAAAGAGAAGTAGTATGTGTGCATATGTAAGCTTTATCCCTGTTGCCGTGGTTACCGAGCTACACAGCGACTCTATGAGTAATTCGTTTCAATAACGAGTTTCAGGAAGTAATTTTCGTTCTTTTTAATGAAAAGTCATTAACAATGCTGGTGAAAAGGCTATTAAGTGatgatttttaatgaattcATTTGCTAGATTATTTGTTACTTAATCAtcgtaatttttaaataaagacACACATCTTACTAGACAGACGACTCACTAATCGCTAATTGCGGTTTGCGATTGGATTAGACCCGCTCATTGCAGTTTAAAAAACAGAGCAGTGACAGTGTTACGTGTCTGGAGCACACGGTCCATAcgagacttgaacccatgataggcatgttgttaggtcgTGCGACTACTGTGCCACGGTGCCAAGGGAAAAATGTAGAAATTCAATTGTTTAtatgttattttctttttctgcttcCCAGCGAGGATCGTCGATGCGGCGAAACATCCAAACCGCCCCGTTACAGTAAGTCCAGCGGTGAACGCAAACAAACCTTTGCTCACGTGCCAACGGCAGCCGAACGCGTGCCTaaagaagagaaagataaACCATCGCAACGGTCAGTGTCGGATTTTAACCGACGCTGCAAACATATGGTAAACATGTATATGAATTCGATGCAAGCGTTGGATCCTACGGCGACATTCCCCGCCCCCGCAGCAGGTTCCGATCACGTCGCCATGGCGAATgctgcagccgcagcagcagcagctgccgcAGCGAAAGCTACTGCTGCAGCTAACACCGCCCTGAATACTACATCCAATTTACCATCTAATGAAGGTAACGGCGCAATGCCATCCTCAACAAACGTCTGGGGGGTACCCTTTTCGGACGAATGTATTGAGAGATTTACCGACGCCAGGATGCCACAGAAAGGTtctaaaaagcatgcaaacaAGACACCAACTGCGCAACCACAGTCGGAACAGCAACCGGGAATTTCGCTGCCGTTTTTACCGTTCGTAAATCTTGCCTGGCCAACGCAGGAGAAATTGTTGTTCGCAAGCGAGAATGTATCCAAGCTGCTGGACCCGCTCGGATTATCTTTCGAGATACGCCACAAGACAGCGGCGTCTCCTTCGTCATCCTCCCACGGAGATGCGAACGCACACAAAACGGATGATTGCACTCCGTCCACATCGGCTGCTAACTTGGCACCCGCATCAGGCCCGACAATGACGAAGGAAGAGACGTGTGCGCCCGaggagaagcaaaacaaagcgacCGAAACACATGAATCGCAGAATGTGGAGTCAACGACCGTTTCGGATACAGCACAAAACCAAGCAAAACCGTTGGCCGAATGTGGTGAAGTGGTGGAGTCAAAGAACAACCATGAAGTCGTCGGTacaaaggaaacaaaaccatCCGATGGGCAAGGACGCACTAAAGCAAAAGTGGCAGGAGCGGGCACATCGCTCGAAACCGATGCAGCAGTTGCGGAAGATGCGGAGGCAGAGGAAATCGAAATGGACGGTGAAAACGATTCACAAACGTCCACATCGTCTGCTTCGTTGCTTACCGATGACGACCAGGACCTGATCGATGTGGCAGAAGATGTGGCAAAATCGGCCTCGCCGTCCAAGCCACCATTAGCGACCGAAAAGACCTGGACCCTGGTTGACATCCCACATGACGAGGACGAGGAAAAGCAGGCCAATGCGCCACTGGACGCTATTGCCAGACTGATCGAGCACGATAGTTCGTCGTCCTCTTCTTTGGGTTCGCTGGATTTCACGAAACCGAGCCTGTCTCCAAAGGAGAAGAAATTCAGCAATTCGAGATCGAAAGATAAGCAGAAGGAACATAAGACGAAGGAACCATTCTCGCCAAAGCCAGGTGGTAGTGGTGTTGCTGGTGAATTGGATTATGAGAATTATAGCAAAATCCTGGCCGATCATTTGGAAGTTTCGACGACGTCTGCTGGTAAGGAGAAAAAGGCATCCACTCCGCCAAGCTCAGGGCCGTgctcttcgtcgtcgtcgtcgtcgtcgtcgtcgtcgggtgATTCGATGGCCGCAAATCCAGATAAGAGCACTCGATTGAACGACTCAGCGCAGCGTATGGATTGTACGGTATATAGCCACCGCCCGCATGTCAACTATGCCATCCatacgatgatgacgatgggcTTCAGCAACCATAACGGTTGGCTGACCCAGCTGCTCGAATCTTTGAACGGTGACATCCCGAAAGCACTCGATCTGTTGCTTCAGCATCGCCACTAAACAACGGCGAGAGCTACTAAACTTTGATCGTTCGCCTTATATGCTACTCTTGAATTGTATTTCAACTTGTCGCAGATGCACGCGACCTACCACATTTACCATGATGTATAACCAATTTTAGCTTGATAGATATTGGGTGTATATTGTACACAAACCTTTCATCAGAATTTGTAAGTCTAAAAATGGTAGAAGCAGCTCTCAAAGCTGCTTCAAAGAAGTAGAAATAATTGTCAATTCGATGTGATTCGGCAGATTTTTTTCGGCGGGTAGAGCGAATACGGCGAAATTTCCCTTAACATGCTTGACTCCAGTATTAGATTGCCGAAGGGAATTTATAATAGTATCGTGCGCAATTGAACgcaaacgtaaaaaaaagaacataaaaataacccaacaACACAGGACAGAGGATTGGATGGTTTAACGAGCTAAATCAATATATTTACACCTTAGAAGCATACATATATAAAATGTTTATAGATGCCCACTACAACCCCCCTGTATGGATGTATTTACTCACTGCGCCTCCCCTCATCCCTTACGTACGATGTGTGGGGCGGTGAGATTATATGTATGgttatggaaaaataaaatgtatctCGGCGAATGCcgaaacagcaacaactgAACGGATTGTTTATTATACACATCTGCCACTTacccactccccccccccccccaacccttACATCtaataaaatcaaacacccaaaacacacattcgTTCGGTTTCATCGTACttctctgttttgtttttattttgctgctttttgttgcactatttttgttctttgtgTTTGCTTCTCTTTTATTGTTACTTTAAACCCTTCTTTTCATGTTCTCACGCactaacgcacacatacacgcacacacatacacatacgcgctcgctttattttgtgtttgttttgtttttttattctatgtTGCATTCCACCTGCTTTTGcactgcttttttttcttttccccctcATTTACTCTCTTTTGTCGTACGTGTGACATGTTTTCATTCAAGGTGTTTTTGTAGGTGTGTGTTAAACATCGTCACACACAGTGCAATTCTACTTCCACCCTTTGCCGAagaaagagcaagaagaaaaaaaaaacacattcacgcTCGCACGCAACAACTTTgcttaataattattaaaacgAAGAAgtagaaaggaaaagaaaacccacCACTACTGTTGTGTCCCCAACACACTGTTTTGAAAGGACATTCTCCAGCTTCACCATTCAATGTAAACTCacgcgcgtacacacacacacacacacacacagacaaacagacTCACATTCATTCTCCATCATCGCTCGTATATAAACCGCAAACacgcaaacgaaaaaaaggtgtAATTTGTTCAGTGCACGAACCTGTGATGACCCCCGACggggagagggggtggggaggggggtgcACTATCGCTAAGCAGCTTACAATCTACGAAACGGGAGATGCGCGGCGCCCCAACACTACTACTATTAACTGTCTGTTACTACTAGTACCGCGCGTGCTGCAGGAGCACACTTCcgctttgtgtgtatgtt
Proteins encoded:
- the LOC120957266 gene encoding protein ref(2)P, translating into MSALISLKITIENDANYLLFGDRICRNLEELAAFCSARYQDLQKAVEGFRYYWIDDDGDEIRITTDDDYGSFLQAMANAKARLYVVGKKTAPLVSTSIDKEEQPVAQCEADGAPMQNAATDAMAGKDLPLHPHVVCDVCDGDIIGHRYKCLTCHDFDICMNCEAKFRHKDHLMMRIPRSEMLCRSQTTVSRMFEKLRLYGTRITANSPQDLDEVARVPSNKTAASAAAKRETTRTAQRSSKHHGEDRRCGETSKPPRYSKSSGERKQTFAHVPTAAERVPKEEKDKPSQRSVSDFNRRCKHMVNMYMNSMQALDPTATFPAPAAGSDHVAMANAAAAAAAAAAAKATAAANTALNTTSNLPSNEGNGAMPSSTNVWGVPFSDECIERFTDARMPQKGSKKHANKTPTAQPQSEQQPGISLPFLPFVNLAWPTQEKLLFASENVSKLLDPLGLSFEIRHKTAASPSSSSHGDANAHKTDDCTPSTSAANLAPASGPTMTKEETCAPEEKQNKATETHESQNVESTTVSDTAQNQAKPLAECGEVVESKNNHEVVGTKETKPSDGQGRTKAKVAGAGTSLETDAAVAEDAEAEEIEMDGENDSQTSTSSASLLTDDDQDLIDVAEDVAKSASPSKPPLATEKTWTLVDIPHDEDEEKQANAPLDAIARLIEHDSSSSSSLGSLDFTKPSLSPKEKKFSNSRSKDKQKEHKTKEPFSPKPGGSGVAGELDYENYSKILADHLEVSTTSAGKEKKASTPPSSGPCSSSSSSSSSSSGDSMAANPDKSTRLNDSAQRMDCTVYSHRPHVNYAIHTMMTMGFSNHNGWLTQLLESLNGDIPKALDLLLQHRH
- the LOC125907232 gene encoding uncharacterized protein LOC125907232 — translated: MEAANANLNLEEVTQNVAEKHNLKLVEVIQQAAETPMPSSSGTSYNAVSKPNLTPAKVSDSVANRLAIMKRRQEAERKRMELELQLKFVKEEEDLLSEELGVIAISGASTVKLSRPDGESMRGSQQDERGPAPRLESVHRNVPTELPEFSGDPAEWPVFIAHYDYTTEKCGFSNWENMIRLQKALKGPALEVVRSRLVLPEVVPQVIATLRSRYGRPEHLISALIGKMRRMPAPCREKPDTVVAFGEAVRSMVDHMQAAGLRAHLTNPLLLQEIVERLPTSEQYSWARHIRGVTEPDLIVFGEFMTEWMDDAETLTRLDSPSLKAVDRKKPNTKGYVHAHVENQGATTSGTRAIQVGQSCFDLSCNKRGHLVSKCFAFGAMAVKDRWRKARALSLCFSCLERHNWRTCQNRAVCSIGGCTRRHHALLHGAEESREIGSEQNNIESREGGIDGGVIAESNHHQYVSSSSKALFRIVPVTVYGPAATVTTFAFLDEGSSMTLVDDDLAEQLGVEGKVEPLCIRWTDNTTRVEAGSRRVNLKVGPVGSTKRFAIHSVRTVPGLNLPRQSFVQDEGRWQHLERLPIRQYRDAEPKLLIGLDNLRLAVPLRTKEGGVGDPIAVKTRLGWCIYGKPANLECERLLHICECNDQGNIHETIREYFDMQLIGAAHGVEQDPDERRAKQILDTTTARIGKRFESGLLWRKDDIELPPSIDMARRRFNCLERRMERDGHLKEQVHRQIRDLLSKQYVHKATLRELEEADQRRVWYLPIGVVTNSNKPGKVRLIWDAAAKAHGTSLNDMLLKGPDELSSLLGVLFRFRLYAVAACADVKEMFLQIMIRKEDKHAQRFLWRYEPTDELETYIVDVVMFGSACSPATAQYVKNRNAREHMEQLPRAVEGIIESTYVDDFLDSFETEEEACQVSHDVREIFRNGGFELRNWTSNSMELMRCLGEANGDIKCLSSMGDEAERVLGKRWNPASDELGFCTRACTTVSDLLIAERIPTKREVLRCVMSLYDALGLLAMFVIYGKILIQDLWRTGTQWDEEINDMQLRHWRRWIDLLPAIADLRIPRSYFAAASKKMYENGEWHLFVDASQHAYACVLYLRIFDDAGEPQCTLIGGKAKVAPLKPLTIPKLELQACVLGARFLRYTQEHHPINVRRRVLWSDSTVALSWIRSDPRNYKPFVAHRVVEILESTSVDEWRWVPTDHNPADEATKWKGKPNFDFGGNWFQGPEFLLHGEDDWPSQRHNSDNPSEEIRQVNLHVEDSNTGLLPIRYERFSRLERLQRMIGWIVRYVGNLRRKYRGEPILGGVLRQEELYEADKILWRQTQLEYYPEEVRILSLDDNDGKPGGRTVSKQSHIYHLLPFVDDEGVLRMRGRIGAAADVPYSAKYPVILPRGSRLAELIVERYHRLYRHANNETVTNELRQQFQIPKLRALVTKTVKNCVFCKIRRSLPQVPPMAPLPKERLTPFVRPFSYVGLDYFGPVLVKRGRSNEKRWIALFPCLTVRAIHLEVVHSLSTESCVLAVRRFVARRGAPVEIFSVNGTNFLGASRQLRREIEERNETLAAIFTNAHTRWTFNPPGAPHMGGVWERMVRSVKAAISTVMEAKHAPDDETFETVILDAEAMINSRPLTYVPLDPENQEPITPNHFLLGRASGVKQQPVLPTNYRDSLKGNWKLAQHMLDGIWRRWIKEYLPVISRQSKWFENVREIRKGDLVLVVDGTIRNQWKKGIVERIMAGPDGHIRQAWVRTNTGAVRRPVAKLALLDIAT